The Arachis ipaensis cultivar K30076 chromosome B07, Araip1.1, whole genome shotgun sequence genomic interval CATTTTTTTACCATGACGCTCCCACAACGGCTTTAAACACGCCAGTAGACTCATTTCTTGGACAATTCATGTTAATAATCAATTAAGACTTCTAGGCATGTGTTGGAGTATCACTTAACGTGTCACATTAGTAAATTTTGACACCATCAACAAACAATGTGACGAAATGATtaatatgactaatttaaaatctttaaaggacgaatttgattaaaaaaaattttcaaggaCCAATTTAGAGAATGAGTAattttttagggactaatttgactatttactTAAAAAATATTGCACTAACATAATCCAAATATGATAGTTTGAACCATTGTTATTAAAACCGGACTGGACCGGCTCGACTAAAAAATCGGTGGATCGGACCTTATACCGGTCCGGTCTGATATTTGAACTGTGTAAGGCAACGAATCGGTCAAATTCGGATTGAACCGTTGAAAATTGTCAAATTCAATGAAGACCGGTCCGACCGAACCGGTACGAATTGGAAATTTGTTCAAAATGCTAGAGGTAGGGTTCGAACCAAGGTTATAAATATCGGTTTGAACCAGCCGGTCGAACCGTGAACCACAACCAAGTATGATTTGGACCAATGTTTTAAAAATTGGACTGGACCGGCCAATTTTATCGGTCTAACCGTGAACCGGCAGCAATCACAGTCCGGTTTGCCCCCTAAAACCGTTTCTCTAAAAGTCGGGAGAGAACCGTCGAACCGGCCGGTTTTTAACCGGTTGAACCGGACGGAAAACCGACCGGTTTAaaaaaaacggcgtcgtttttgcGAAGTTTGCTTACTTTCACTCTTGGTTCTGAAGCTCCttcgtttctttctccctttctccctCCCTTTTGTTTAATTCACAGAAACTCAGCCAAAAAACCCTAGCACTGTAAGCCTACACCACCGCCGCTGCAAGGAGTGGCATACTGCCGCCGTCCGTCCGTCTATCTAGCTTCCCTCgtgctccaagtcttcaacccccgttcgctgtcaccgatcgcagctgcttcctcgagctcggcgtccgtcgtctttgtctgctcagccTTGCTTCCGCCGCCGTTGGTTGCCGTTAACGTTCGCGGCTTCTTCGTTCAGCCGTCGTCTTCGTTCGCGTTCTTCGCCGTTCAAGTTTGCTCGGGGTTCACCGTTCGCGTTCACTCGCCGTTCACCGTTCGGGTTCGCgttcgtctggaagccacgttgccctgcttcaaactctgcgaccAACCCGCGTGCTCCACCTAGCCGTCGAACTGCTCTCTTTTGTCGCCGCCGTGAGTTTCCTAAACCCAccaccagacaatacactcacacaacaccaatactctgcttcaaactctgcaacttcttatttctattacaataagtaactatttgatttggcagtggtttggatttttttcatAGACCGAATTAAAGTATACAATagttatgttctcttctctatcacattgatactaagctttgaattctcttatttaGTTTCAAGTTtaccgcactcaacatgtttgatgaaatgctttaaccatatttcgGGTTGGTTTTTATCATTTctagcttttagaaacttagtaagttgattgccatgtgaaattagaataattggatcttagtaattaggaaattttagctgcacaaatagcatctttgtagaaaacatattagcatgatgattccacttgcattagtgttcttctggtaaattttaactgttagtgtgaacttgttaatttgctaattgttcttgtgttgttgttctgttgttcttctgttatttttattttattttatttttgttgtgattttctgttcttgaacttgttaagttgataatttgctaaattgttgggctgctgttgttttaatttgctaaattgttagGTTTCTGTGAtttaatttgttggattttctatttaggtcttgttcttgtttatttgttaAATTGTTGTTGTGTATTTATTGTTGTCTTTGAGATTCTTGCTGGATATTGGTGATCattgatttattatatgcttcatgttttcattgttttcttcttcggaaggaaaaaaaattctgttttcattgttttgttgattgtttgttttgtttcagaaattaattttttgtgaTCAATGCTCAAACTCTAAATGCTGTTCTGTTGGTTTTGCAGCGTTTGTTTtgtttcagaaatcaattttttgttatcaatgctcaaactctgaatgttgttcttctgtttttgttttgtttcataAATCCATATTTTGTGATTAATGCTCAAACTCTGAATGTTGTTCTGCTGTTTTTGTtgtttcagaaatcaattttttgtgaTTAATGCTCATactctgaatgttgttctgtTTTGTTTTAAGGCTGTGTATAGAAGAGGTGATTGATTTCTGagtgttgttttgtttttgttttaaagcTGTGTGTTGTGTTCAATTTGTAGGAAATTCTTTGAGGTATATAAGAATTAACAAGGAAGACTATTTTAACGGTATTATTCTATTGATTCTGGTATGCTAGACAGAAGCTAAAACCGTCAGATTGAAAAATCGTCATTGGACCGCCGAACCGGCCGGGAACCGATCGGCCGAACCGAACCGTGACCCGGCCGGTTTTTAAATTGTGTAAAAAACGGCTGCGTTTTGGTTGCTGAACCCTAACTCCTTAACTTCCCTAACCATTACCCCTCTCCTCTCCAGTCTCCAGAACGCGAAGCAGCACTCACCTGGACGGCTAGACTTCGAGCTTCCGGCACAACTTCCATCCTGCCACCGTCGCCGTCGCAACTTccgaccagccaacgtctgccaGCTCTGTTCGCGCAGCCACTTCCCATCGCGCAGCCAGCTCTGTTGATCTTCGAAAACCGAAACCACCGCCAGCGCCACTTTCGGTCGCGCAGCCACTTCCCGCGGCGCCAGCTCTGTTCCATACTTCCACCCCGTCAGCCGCTGTCTTGCCTCTTGCCAGCCACTTTCCCCGCCAGCTCTGCTTTTTTCCAGGCTTCCAGCTTCTAGCCCTAGgtatttgtttttttctttgtaataataattgttgaataattgATTGCGATAAGGATCACTGCCGGAAACGAGCCTTTTCCCATGTCTCCCGAACACAAAGCCAATTGAGATGAAAGCTTATATTTGCTCCTTTACTTCTGTTGTCGGCATACTGGTCTTGGCCTTTATTGATTAGTGATTAGCTCTGGTTCATTATTGATTTTGTGTGTTGTGTTTTACTGTTTTGTTTTGTGATTTAATTGTACCTAGATTGTGACTGTGTTGATTATTTGATGGCAATTATTGCACTGTTTCTGACTAATTAGTGATTAGCTCAGTGCTCAATTGTTCATTTGTTCTTCACttgttcatatttttttttttttcgttttttacgCTCTGTTTCTGTCTTTCGAAGGTCTGGTTGACTGGTTGTGTTGTTAATTTTTGTTGAACGATTATTTGATTGTTGGTTTACTCTGGTTCTGCTGCtgtttattgattattgattattttGAAGCTTTGTGCTGCTGTTTTTTGTAttgtgattttaatttactaattattgATTTTGAATGTCTTGTGATTGTTGATTAGTGATGTGTTGCTGACTTGTGTTTGTTTGACTGTTTTGTGATTTACATGTGCTTGGATTGTGACTGCTTTGCTGATTTATTGAGTAACATGATGAAGGAGCATTAAAGTGTCAAGTTTAGCTCTGGGTTATTGTGAAATCCTTTTGCTTTTCCTGATTTGTTTTGAGTATCTTCAAATGAATACAATTTTGTTGTGAGAACGGAGACACCTCTCTTGATTAGAAATTTGTGGTATGTTAGGTGGCAGGTTAGAATTAGGTGGCAATAGCTCTGAGCCTGTAGCTATGGAAGAATGAGGTTTCTGAACTTCTAATTTGTGTTAAATGATATGGATTGTATAGCTGCTACTTCGAGGAaccttcattctttttttttggtAAGGAAACCTTGATTCCATTTCTTTGTTGCTTTGACAAATTTAAACCAAAGTTGGAAATGGTTTGatattttttggtatttttttggaTGTAATTGCTTTATCGATCAATGTCATCACAGCAAACATTTATAGGATGAAGAAAGGATTTTGGTTTCTCTTATAGCAAATTGTGAAAGCAAAAGCTTTAGTTCATTAAAATATTTAAGTTTGTACTTTATCTAAAGGTCTTAAACCGAAGATGACattttatgtagtgttttaaatttagaagatattttaaaatttatattatattataattatgttttagagtgtttatttataatttatttgttattttaatataaaacggTTTTTTTAGTTGGACCATGATTGAACCGGTTGGACTactaaaccagtgaaccagtaactaGAGTGGTTTGAtaaccggttcggttttcagaaccttggttcgAACCCCTACCTTCATAAATGGAGGCGCCATTTACAGTCCCTAGGCTGCTATGCTCTTcgttaatatatataaatatctttcATTAAAttacttctatttaatttattttaattttagttataaactcacttattcttaaattaattatatttttatttaacaataattataaattcacttattttttcttttcataattatataatatctattaatattattttttaataaatacttatagtatataataatataataaatataaataggaCCGAATtaatcggttgaaccaataattCATCGGTTGAACCAGTGATCCAGTAATCCGGTAACCGAATGGATGAATTTCATGCAGTTTGGAGTTTGGTTACTTCACAATTTACGCTCTGACACCGTCACACACATTCCAAATGCGCTTTCTCTCCAAAAAACTGTTGCTTGCTCAAAGAAACAGAAACTACTTCATCAGCATCATCAACTCTCATTATTCCACTCTCACTTCACACTCTCTCATCTCACTCTCTAACCGCATCACCACTCTTCATTCTCTTCTCCAATTCCACGCCATTGCCATCACCACCGGCAACTCCACCAACCCCTTCATCGCTTCCAAGCTCATCTCTCTCTATCACAACCCTTCTTCCTCCTCTGCCATCTTCCTCTCCCTTCCTCCTTCCTCCGCCGACACCTTCCTCTGGAACTCCATCATCAAGTCTCATTTTTCACGTGCCCATTATGCCCATGCGCTTCAATTTTACTCCCTTATGCGGTGTTCTGATGTTCTGCCCGATCATTTCACTGTCCCCATGGTTGCTTCTTCATATGCCCACTTGATGATGGTTCAAGATGGGACGAGCCTTCATGGGTTGGTATCAAAATGTGGACTTTTTGGTTGTAATTCAGCTGTGGGGTCTTCGTTTGTGTCCTTGTATTCGAGGTGTGGACTAATGAGGGATGCATGtttggtgtttgatgaaatgcttgtgAGAGATGTTGTTGCTTGGACTGCGCTTGTGGTTGGGTTCGTGCACAATGGGGAGAGTGAGAAGGGTTTGAGGTGTCTTCGTGAGATGATGCTTCATGGGGTTGATAGTGAGAGGCCTAACTCTAGGACATTGGAGGGTGGGTTACTTGCTTGTGGGGATCTTGGTGCTTTGTCTGAAGGAAGGTGTTTGCATGGTTTTGTGGTGAAAACCGGGATTGGATGTGAACAAGTTGTGCAGTCATCGCTTTTGTCTATGTATTGCAGGTGTGGGGTCCTGCAGGAAGCTTATCAGTCATTCTCTGAAGTGATAAACAAAGATCTGGTGTCTTGGACATCAATCATTGGAGTTTATGCAAGGTTTGGGATGGTGAATGAATGTGTATGGTTGTTTTGGAAAATGCTAGAGAATCAAGTAGACCCTGATGGAATTGTTTTAGGTTGCATTCTTTCAGCCTTTGGTTATTCGGTGAACGAATATGAAGCGAAAGCCTTTCATGGATTTATCATACGGAGACATTATATACATGATGATGTGGTTCATAATTCGTTGCTGTTTATGTATTGCAAGCTAGGGATGTTAACTTTGGCAGAGAGGCTGTTCAACAATTGCCAACATAGCCCAGAGTGCTGGAATTATATGGTTAATGGCTATGGTAGAATCGGCAACAACACAAAGTGTGTTGAACTCTTTAGGGAGATGCACTATTTAGGTATTGATTCTGAATCAACCAACATAGTTTCAGCAATTGGTTCCTGTGCCGAATTAGGACAAACCAATTTAGGAAGGTCGATTCATTGCAATGCTGTAAAAGGTTTTATGGATGCCAATGTATTGGTTGCTAATTCACTCATACAGATGTATGGAAAATGTGGTAAGATGACCTACGCTTGGAAAGTATTTAAAAGGTTGGATAAGGATGTTATCTCTTGGAACACTATGATATCAGCTCATATTCATGTCAAGGATTATAAAGAGGCTACAAATTTATTTAACAAGATGATTAACGAAGGCCATAAGCCCAATACAGCAACTTTTGCAATAGTTCTTTCAGCTTGTTCTCACATTGCATCTCTGGAGGAAGGAGAAAGAGTTCACCGCTACATAAACGAAAGAGGTTT includes:
- the LOC107608788 gene encoding pentatricopeptide repeat-containing protein At4g39952, mitochondrial; protein product: MRFLSKKLLLAQRNRNYFISIINSHYSTLTSHSLISLSNRITTLHSLLQFHAIAITTGNSTNPFIASKLISLYHNPSSSSAIFLSLPPSSADTFLWNSIIKSHFSRAHYAHALQFYSLMRCSDVLPDHFTVPMVASSYAHLMMVQDGTSLHGLVSKCGLFGCNSAVGSSFVSLYSRCGLMRDACLVFDEMLVRDVVAWTALVVGFVHNGESEKGLRCLREMMLHGVDSERPNSRTLEGGLLACGDLGALSEGRCLHGFVVKTGIGCEQVVQSSLLSMYCRCGVLQEAYQSFSEVINKDLVSWTSIIGVYARFGMVNECVWLFWKMLENQVDPDGIVLGCILSAFGYSVNEYEAKAFHGFIIRRHYIHDDVVHNSLLFMYCKLGMLTLAERLFNNCQHSPECWNYMVNGYGRIGNNTKCVELFREMHYLGIDSESTNIVSAIGSCAELGQTNLGRSIHCNAVKGFMDANVLVANSLIQMYGKCGKMTYAWKVFKRLDKDVISWNTMISAHIHVKDYKEATNLFNKMINEGHKPNTATFAIVLSACSHIASLEEGERVHRYINERGFELNLPLGTALVDMYAKCGKLEKSRQVFDSMKEKDIVCWNAMISGYGMNGYAESALDIFKHMEKSNVKPNGVTFLGLLSACAHAGLVEEGKHLFAKMPCYSVEPNLKHHTCMIDILGRSGNLQDAEALVLSMPIHPDGGVWGALLSACKTYNQVEMGIRVAMYAIESEPENDGYYMMMANMYSSIGRWEEAENVRRTMKERCSLGKKAGWSVL